CCAGAGTCGGTGAGGGGGTGCTTGAACATCTTCTTCAGCACGTCGTACGGGATGGTGGCCACATGGGCCCCGAGCCTGGCAGCCTCGGTGACATGGATCGGGTCCCGTACCGAGGCCACGATCACCTCGCAGTCGAATTCGTAGTTCTCCAGGATGTCCATGATCTCGGCGATCAGGTCCATTCCGTTCTGGCCGATGTCATCCAGCCTGCCCACGAAGGGAGAGACATAGCGCGCCCCGGCCTTTGCCGCCAGCAGCGCCTGGTTGGCCGAGAAGATCAGCGTCATGTTGACCTTTATGCCCTCGGAGGCCAGTATCTTGGTGGCCTTCAGCCCCTCCTCGGTCATTGGGATCTTGACCACGATGTTCTTGTTCCCGGCGGCGATCTTCCTCGCCTCTGGGACGATCTCCGCCGCGGTTGTGTTGACCGCCTCGACGCTGATCGGACCGTTCACGACCGCGCAGATCTCCTTGACCAGGGTGGAAAAGTCCTTATTCTCCTTGGCCACCAGTGACGGGTTCGTGGTCACTCCGTCCAGGATCCCCCAGCTGTTAACCTCTTTGATCTGTTCGATGTTTGCCGTGTCAATGAAGATCTTCATCCTAACGCCTCCTGATTACATCCTCTGCGGCTGAAACGACCTTGTCCATCGTCAGCCCGTACTTCGTCATTAGCTCTTCGCTCTCACCCGATTCGCCGAACACATCGGCCATGCCGACGCGCCTCATCGGCACCGGGCGGTGCTCCACCAGATAAGAAGCAACGTATGATCCCAGTCCGGAGATGACATTGTGCTCCTCTGCGGTCACGATCCCTCCGGTCTCGGTCGCCGCCTTGTGCAGCGCTTCCTCATCGAGCGGTTTGACCGTCGACATGTTGAGCACTCTGGCCGAGATGCCTTTGGTCTTGAGGGCCTCCGCCGCCTCCAGGCAGGCCGAGACCATCTGACCGGTACCCACCAGCGTTATGTCGGAACCATCGATCGGCATCGTTGCCTTGCCGATCTCGAATGGAGTGCCAGCGTCAGTGAAGTTGGGCACGTCGACGCGCCCCATACGCAGGTAGCAGGGTCCAGGCCGGGCGGCCACCGCCTTGGTCGCCTTGAACGCCTCTGTGGCATCCCCGGGGACGACGATGGTCATGTTGGGCAGAGTATGCATCAGGGCGATGTCCTCCATCGTCTGGTGCGATGCACCATCGCCACCAACGCTGATCCCGGCATGGGTGGCAGCGATCTTGACGTTCATTTTCGGGTAGGCCACCGACTGCCTGATCTGATCGAAGCAGCGGCCGGTCGCGAACACCGCAAAGGTCGAGGCGAACACTGTCTTTCCCGAGGCCGCCAGACCGGCTGCGGTACCGATCATGTTCTGTTCGGCTATGCCGACGTTGAAGAACCGTTCCGGGAACTCCTTGCCGAAATCGGCCGTCCTGGTCGAACCGGACAGGTCGGCGTCAAGCACCACGATGTCGTTCCGGGAGCGTCCCAACTCGACCAATGCCTTGCCGTACTCCTTCCTTTGGCTGCTATAGGTCCACTTCATTGGTCTTCCCCCAGTTCTCTCAGGGCGCGCCGGGTCTCATCCGCCGTGGGCGATTTCCCGTGGAATGCCAGGTTGTTCTCCATGAAGGAGACACCTTTGCCCTTGATGGTGTGGGCGATCACGACGGTAGGCTTACCCTTGGTCTCCTTGGCCCGGTTCGCCGCATCGAGGATCTGCCTCATGTTGTGTCCGTCGATCTCCAGGACGTTCCACCCGAAGGCCTTCCACTTGTCGGCCAGCGGCTCCAGGGACATTATGCTCTCGGTGGTTCCATCGATCTGAAGTTTGTTCCGGTCTACGAAGGTGAGCACATTGTCCAGCTTGTAGTGGGAGGCCAACATGGCCGCCTCCCATATCTGCCCTTCCGCCATCTCACCATCACCGCATATGCAATAAACACGATAGGACTTCTTGTCCAATTTTGCCGCCAACGCCATCCCGTTGGCCGCGCTCAGGCCTTGCCCGAGGGAGCCAGTGGACATCTCTACTCCAGGGGTCTTGGTGCGGCATGGATGTCCCTGCAAACGACATCCTATCTTTCTTAGCGTTGCCAGCTCCTCTATCGGGAAGTATCCGCTCTCTGCCAGCGCGGCATAGTAGATCGGCGCCGCATGTCCCTTGGAGAGTACGAAACGGTCCCGGTCGGGCCAATCCAGCTCCTTTGACCGGTGATTCATGATGTCGAAGAATAGGGCGGTCACAATGTCCGCGGAGGAAAGTGATCCGCCGGGATGTCCAGACCCTGCGGCAAACGTCATCCTAATGACGTGGCGGCGGAGTATATTGGCTTTTTTCTCAAGATTAAGGATAGTATCGTCGTTATACGAGGACACGAAGAGCACCTCTAAGGATGGGATGGGGGTTGGTCAATGGCCCGGTTCTATTTAATAACTTTTTGTGCCTTCTGACGGCAATCGGGAGGAAATAGAGGCGTTGCTCATCCGGCAAGAATCTCCCAAGAAGGGGTGAAAAACCGCCTTGTCGATGGCCCGTACCTTCCATTCCATTTAATATGGTGACATTCAGATACTGACACGATGGCGTACTGTTATGATATTCCGTGCGGGGGCAATGCCGTCCTCGAGCAGGTGGTAGAAAGGCTCAACAACGATGTGGAGGTACGAACCCTATGGAAGGCATCCAATATCACCGCCATTGACCGGATGGGTTATTCCGATCATGGCCCGACGCACATCAAGATCGTCTCAAAGCTGGCGCTCAAAATGCTCCAGATGCTCGTGGACAAGGGCATGAAGCCCGGCATCGTGAAGAACTACGGGCTGGGAATCTCCGACGCCGAGGTGGTCGTGGTCCTGGCCGCCTCGTTGCACGACATCGGGCATTCGATCCACCGGACCAATCATGAGGAGATGTCGCTCATTCTCGCCCCGCCGATCATAAAACGTATTCTGGAGGGTTTGTACGATGAGGCTGAAAGGACCATCATGATGGTGGAGACCATGCATGCCATGATTTCGCACCATGAGGATATCTTCCCATTGACCCTCGAGGCAGGGGTGGTGCGGGTGGCAGATGCGCTGGACATGGAGAAGGGGCGGGCCAGGGTACCGTTCCGCGCCGGGAGCATCAATATCCACTCGGTTTCTGCCTTGGCTATAGAAAAGGTCCGCGTTGTCGAAGGAAAGGACATACCGATACATGTGGACATCACCATGAACAACTCTGCCGGGATATTCCAGATAGACGAGCTATTGCGGGACAAGATAGAAAAATCAGGGATCAGGGACAAGATCGAGATATCGGTTCATGTCCCGAAGGAAGAGACCAGGATAGTGGAGAGCCTGAAGCTCTGACCACCTTAGTCGTTCTCGATACGCGGGGCGAGCAGATACTTTACCTTGCCCTTTCCACCGGCGAAGTCGAACTCTATCTTGACCGGCAGGTCGTTACCCAGGTTGATCACGACAACGGTTCCGGCGGGGATCGCCCGGATCATGTTGGCGAAGTAATCCATCGGGAACAGGGACTTGATGCTCTCTTTGCAGTCCAGGGATACCAGCAGGTCCTTCGGCAGCTTGAGGGTCACCGAGTCGGTGTCTCCCTCGGACAGGAGCTCGAACTGCTCCGGTGTTGCCGTCAGGGCGATGTGGTCCGATATGCTCTCTGAGGCTTTGATGCCCCTCTGGAGCTCCTCGACGTTCACGGCGACCTTGGCCGGAAGGATCAGGTTGGGGACCTTGGTGTCCGCCATGCCTTCGGTGGAGACCAAGCTCATGCGCCTGGTGACGTTCCCGACGGATATGATCAGCCGTCCGCGCTCTTCGTCATGCTTCATCTCGATGATGTCCCCCGCCTTAGACAGGCGGATGACCTCCCTGAGCTTGTCAAGGTCAAGTCCGATCTCCGTCTCGTTGGCTGAGAACTGTTCAAATGCGCCCTTGTCGATCGCCATGTCGATCATGGCCACGTGGGCTGGGTCGACCGCCTTCAAAGTGATCCCGTTGGCATCGATCTTGAACTTAGCCTCATCGATGAGCGTTGAAACAACGTCCACGACGCCCTTGAGCGTCTCGGACTTTAGCTTGGCTTGGAACATCAGACTCCCTTCCATGCAGTAAACAGATGCTGTTTAATAATCTTTTGCAGAGTATAGCCAGCATGTAGTCTGATTTTAATCCTGAACCGAATATCGGAATGCATTGGAAGGGGGAAATTTTACCAACAGGTGCCTGTGAGGCTCGTCCTCCCTTGCTCTTGTAGGGATCGGTACGGTTGTCCGAGGCCCTTTCAGAATGGGTTCTTGGAAGTCTGGCAATAAAAAATGGTTCCACGGGTGAAATCTACAATCCCTTGACCGATGCCGACGGTTTTTATCCCGACGCCTTTGTGAGGCGGTTTGTGTTTGTCTAACCGTACTCGCGCCAGGAGGCACCGCATTCACAGCAACGGTAGATCTTGGTCTCCGGTTCATCCGCGGCCCTGGTCTGTCTAAGCACCCAGAACGCCTCGTTGTGCTTGCACTTGGGGCATTCGACCTTGGCCTTGGGCAACGTCGGTGCCGAGTTCTCGATTACCGCCTGCTCCTTATCCTTGCCCCTGATGACGCATGTGTCTGCCTTGTTTGCGGTCACGTCATACTCTTTCTGGCATCGGTTGCACCAGATCTTGCCGTTCTTCGGCAATGCAAGGGCTTTACATGTGGGACAGAACATTTGGATTTCGCCAACTCGCAGGAAAATTACCACCATATTTATATTCTTCTTCTCCACCGCCTTTCAGCGGCGATAGAAGGGATCAGACGAACCGGAAGTCGTCGGATTCAGATTTCTTGCTGGTTTCCAGCTTCTTGTGCGTGCTGTGTGAAGCCTTTACCGGTATCTCGTGCCTCGCCCGGTCAAGGTTGCGTTCGAACTCCTTTTGGCGGCGTTTCCTGATCGGCTCGTCATCATCCTCTTCCTCCATCGCCTTGTCCAAGGTCCTGGAATGAGCGACTGGAGCATGGGAGCGGCTTCGGCCGGCCCCCGAGGTCTCCTTCAGCTCATTGAAGTGGACCGACGGAGCCCTGCGTGGCTCCTCCTCGTCATCTTCCTCTTCGATCTTTCTGCTCTTCCCCTTGCTCTCATGCCTGCCGAATATCCACAGTCCCTTCTTCCCTTTGGAGTTGGGGTCTCCTGCGTGGGGATGAGCGGCACGGTTCCCTCCATGCTTGACCACGTACTCCATCTCCCTAAGCGACTGAAGAGCCATAGCCCCTCCGATGTAGGCGAAGGCGATTGCGAGGATGAAGAAGTCCAGGCGTACTCCCGAGGTGCCCTGGATGGTCCCGATGAAGGATTGAAGATAACCGGTCGTGAAGTTGGCGAAGGGTCCGAAGATCGGCATCGCCTTGGCCAATTCACCGAATATCGCCTCCGGTGCCAGGTCGACGCCGAACCAGACGGAGGGTATGATCTTTATCGTCACCATCGTGGCGACGAGGAACACTATTGACAGGGGTATGCTGACTGCGAAGACACCTTTGATCGGACTGCCGGCCCTTCTGCCCGCAACGTATCCGGCAATCATCGGTCCGAAGATAGGGATCCACCAGAGCAAGAACATAAGGATGCTGCCATACTTCACGGCTGACCAGTAGTTGAAAGGATCATCCCATGATGACGAAAGCAACCATGACCGCTTCGGCTTTTCCTCGCTCTCGTTGGAAAGCCGGTATACTCCGCTCTTCATGAGCTTCTTGGTGGCCTGGTCCTTCGTATGGGCCTTTCGCCTGAAATTCAATCCCATCCCCTCGGTCTGACAGTATGTCAGACAGATGAAAATCAGTGGGTGAATATAAAGAACTTGGGGTTCTATGCCGAACGGTCGTTATTTCGGTACGTAGCACATCAGGTTGTATTCCCGGAGCGCTTCCTTGGTCCCTTCCGGCGTGATCGCCCGGGGACGCGTTTGATGCTTGAGTATCTCATCGAAAGGATAGTTGATGTATGCGCTTAGCAGTTTGAGCCGGTCCGCAGGAAAGGCCTGCCTTCCAAGGAGGATCTGGACCACGCTCCAGCCCGGATGGACCCGGGAGCGATAGCCCATCTGGCGACCGAGTTCGTTCAGGGATCCGGCCTTCTCTATTCCTCTCGCTATTATCATTGCCCTGAAACCTGAGGTCAACCATACCTTTTCTAGTTCCTTCGGTTGACGGAACCCGGGAAATGCGAAGTCTGACAAGCGATAATGGTCATGCGAATGTGGATTAGATAAATCTTCCCAGTGGAGGTCCGTCGTGCCGATATGATCGCTAGCCAGCTGGTCATCGGATATATGAATCCGGATAGGGGTTTCACCTCAACCTATTTATACCGTACCACGTCTAGCCTGGTCGAAAATAATGGGAGTGTTCCGGACAATCTTGAACATTGAAACGAGGAGCGAGGGTGACATCGTCGATCTGACCGGGAAGGTCATCGAGACGGTGAAAGGTTCTGGCTTAAAGGCCGGCATCGCCTGCGTCTTCGTCACCCATACCACCGCGGCGGTTTTCATCACTGAGAACGAGCCGGGCCTGCGATCTGACCTTATCAGGTCCATGGAAAAGGTTTTCCCCAAGGGATTCGGATACGCCCATAATGTTGGCGGGGACGGTAATGGCCACTCACACGTCAGGGCTTCTGCCCTCGGTCAGTCGGTCACCATTCCGTTCAACGATGCCTCACTTGACATCGGCACCTGGCAGAGCATTGTGCTCATGGAGCTGGACAATGGGGGAAGGCCAAGAAAGCTGATAGTTCAGCTGGTAGGGGAATGAAATTCACAGTCCTAGCATCAACAACCATTAACATCTTGCAAGAGACAAAAATGAGAAGAGGTAGAAAGAAATGAAATTAAAGTTCCTAGGCGGCGCGGACGTCGTTGGCAGGCTCGGAATGCTGCTCAACAACAAGGGCGCCAATCTGTTGTTCGAATACGGCATGAAACCGATCAAGCCGCCAGAGTACCCGATCCCCGCCCCGCCGCTGGAGACCGCGTTCTTGACACATTGTCACATCGACCATTCTGGAATGATCCCCTGGCTGTGCGGCAAGTACGGTACCAAGGTGCACACCACCCCATCGACCGTCGCTGTGTGCGAGCTGCTCATGAACGACACCCTCAAGGTGGCGGACTCAGAAGGATACCCACGCCCGTTCAATGAGAGCGATATCAAGGCCGCCATGCGGTGCTTCCGTCCGATGAAGTACGGGGACGTGCTGGACGTGGCCGGCTTTGAGGTAGAATCGCATTCTGCTGGCCACGTTCCTGGCGCTGCGATGTACGAGCTGCGCGGGGACAACACCACCGTGTTCACCGGCGACCTTCACACATACAACACGAACCTCACCTGGGGCGCGCACCCGGTGAAGTGCGACAACCTTATCATCGAGGCGACCTACGCTGGTCGTCTCCATCCCGACCGGAAGAGAGAGGAGCAGAAGCTCATCGAGAGGGTCAAGGAGACCGTCGAGGGCGGTGGCAAGGCCATCATCCCCTGTTTCGCGGTCGGGCGTACCCAGGAGGTCATGCTTATCCTGAAGGACCTGAAGTACGACATGTGGGTCGACGGGATGGGAAAGACCGTCAACCGTCTGTACTTGGAACAGCCAGAGTACATCCGTTCGGAACGGGACATGCGTATGGCCAAGAGGCGCTTCAATGAGGTGCGCGGTGCCGCGGCCAGGGAGAAGGCCATGGAGGGTGAGGTCATAGTCACCACCGGAGGCATGCTGGATGGAGGCCCGGTGATCCGTTACCTGCAGCAGGAACGGGACAATCCCAAGAGCTCGGTCCTCATGACCGGATTCCAGGTCGACGGTTCCAACGGACGCCGTCTGATCGACAACGGTGCCATCGACATCAGGCAGCCAGGTTCCGCACCGGAAGAGGTGCCGGCATCGATGCGCGTCGCCTGCCAGGTGCAGCAGTTCGATCTTTCCGCACATGCGGACCACAACGAGCTGCTGAAGTTCATCCGTGCCTGCAACCCGGAGAACGTCGTTCTAATGCACTCTGACAACCGTCCGGCCCTCGCAAAGGACCTGAAGGACGAGTTCAAGGTGCATATGCCGATGCCAGGCGAGGAGTTCGAGCTATAGGACCGGCAGCTATTTCCATCGGTGGTGTCGTAGTATGGTCATGCGCATGGAGGACCTGCTCGCCGAGGATGAGGGTTACGGGGACATCACCTCGGAACTGCTCATCGAGAACGAGGGCGGAGAGTCGGAGATCGTCGCCAACGAAGATTGCGTGGTCGCCGGCCTGGCCGAGGCCACTGAGCTCTTCAAGAGCCTGGACCTCGATGCCCGCGCCCAGGTCGAAGATGGTTGCCAGGTCAAGAAGGGAACGGCGGTCATGACCATACACGGACCATTGAAGGCGATACTTCTGGGTGAGCGCCTGGCCCTGAATTTCATCATGCGGATGTCGGGCATAGCCACGGTCACTTCGAAGACACTATGGGATTGCCGGCGGGAGAACAAGAACGTTCGGATCGCAGCGACCCGGAAGACCACTCCCGGTTTCCGTTTCTATGAGAAGAAGGCGGTCGTTCTGGGAGGGGGAGACCCCCACCGCAACCGCCTGGACGATATGATACTTATCAAGGACAATCACCTGGTCATCGTCGGCTCCGTGACCGAGGCGGTAAGAAAGGCCAAGACCTATTCCTTCAGCAAGAAGGTGGAGGTCGAGGTCGTTGTACTGGACCAGGCCAAAGAGGCGGCCGTTGCGGGGGCGGATATCATAATGCTCGACAACATGTCCCCTAAGGATGCGGAGGAGAGCTATTTTGCGATCAAGGAGATCGATCCGCGCATAACGGTCGAGGTCTCGGGCGGGATAACCCCGCACAACGCGGCCGAGTATGCCAAGCATGCCGACGTATTGTCTCTCGGCTGGATCACCCACTCCGCCAAAGCGATACAGTTCTCGCTCAGCGTCACGAAGGTCTACCGTTTCTGATCAAGGCAGCCGGGTCTTGTGGTACCTCAGCCCGATCTGTTCAGGCGTGGCGCCGAATGCCAGCGCAAGCAGTTCTGCAAGATAGAGCACTGGTAGCCCCTCCTTCTGCCTGATGTCGAATTGGACGAAGCAGAACGGGCAGGGCGTCAATATGCAATTGGCACCGCCGGGACGGAACGAGGATGTCGCATCCTCCAGCATCTTGGAGGAGACCTTTTCGTCGATACCGGCGATCCCGCCACCACAGCATTTCGGCCACTTCTCGCTGACCACCACTTCGGAACCGCACCAGGATGCTATCTCATCAAGGATCTTTGGGGCGAAGCTATCATCGATCTTCAGCTTGGACGATGGCCTGACCATATGACATCCTGGATGCGCGGCCAGCCTGAGCCTTTCCTGCGATGCGCTGACCAGGGACCGGACCCTATCCGCTCCCGCCTCCTCGACAATCTCAGCGAAATGCCTGACCCTCACATTGCCGCTGTATCGCAGGTCCATCTCCTTCAGGATCGTGTTCACATCTGCTCTGGTCCTCTCGTTCTCCAGCGCCTGTCTGGACTCCTCCAATGACAGGTAGCATCCGTTGCACAGGGAGAGAATGTCCCGCCCGTTGCTCTCGGCGATGGCCAGCATCCTAGCCGTAACCACCAGCCAGGTGTCCGCCGCCAGCGATCTCAGGCCGATCGGCTCCACACAGCAAGTGGCTCCCGGCATCTGTTCGTGCTCCACTCCCAATTT
The sequence above is drawn from the Methanomassiliicoccales archaeon genome and encodes:
- the fsa gene encoding fructose-6-phosphate aldolase, with protein sequence MKIFIDTANIEQIKEVNSWGILDGVTTNPSLVAKENKDFSTLVKEICAVVNGPISVEAVNTTAAEIVPEARKIAAGNKNIVVKIPMTEEGLKATKILASEGIKVNMTLIFSANQALLAAKAGARYVSPFVGRLDDIGQNGMDLIAEIMDILENYEFDCEVIVASVRDPIHVTEAARLGAHVATIPYDVLKKMFKHPLTDSGIERFLKDWEKVSKK
- a CDS encoding transketolase family protein, with amino-acid sequence MKWTYSSQRKEYGKALVELGRSRNDIVVLDADLSGSTRTADFGKEFPERFFNVGIAEQNMIGTAAGLAASGKTVFASTFAVFATGRCFDQIRQSVAYPKMNVKIAATHAGISVGGDGASHQTMEDIALMHTLPNMTIVVPGDATEAFKATKAVAARPGPCYLRMGRVDVPNFTDAGTPFEIGKATMPIDGSDITLVGTGQMVSACLEAAEALKTKGISARVLNMSTVKPLDEEALHKAATETGGIVTAEEHNVISGLGSYVASYLVEHRPVPMRRVGMADVFGESGESEELMTKYGLTMDKVVSAAEDVIRRR
- a CDS encoding transketolase, yielding MLFVSSYNDDTILNLEKKANILRRHVIRMTFAAGSGHPGGSLSSADIVTALFFDIMNHRSKELDWPDRDRFVLSKGHAAPIYYAALAESGYFPIEELATLRKIGCRLQGHPCRTKTPGVEMSTGSLGQGLSAANGMALAAKLDKKSYRVYCICGDGEMAEGQIWEAAMLASHYKLDNVLTFVDRNKLQIDGTTESIMSLEPLADKWKAFGWNVLEIDGHNMRQILDAANRAKETKGKPTVVIAHTIKGKGVSFMENNLAFHGKSPTADETRRALRELGEDQ
- a CDS encoding HD domain-containing protein; its protein translation is MAYCYDIPCGGNAVLEQVVERLNNDVEVRTLWKASNITAIDRMGYSDHGPTHIKIVSKLALKMLQMLVDKGMKPGIVKNYGLGISDAEVVVVLAASLHDIGHSIHRTNHEEMSLILAPPIIKRILEGLYDEAERTIMMVETMHAMISHHEDIFPLTLEAGVVRVADALDMEKGRARVPFRAGSINIHSVSALAIEKVRVVEGKDIPIHVDITMNNSAGIFQIDELLRDKIEKSGIRDKIEISVHVPKEETRIVESLKL
- the pcn gene encoding proliferating cell nuclear antigen (pcna) translates to MFQAKLKSETLKGVVDVVSTLIDEAKFKIDANGITLKAVDPAHVAMIDMAIDKGAFEQFSANETEIGLDLDKLREVIRLSKAGDIIEMKHDEERGRLIISVGNVTRRMSLVSTEGMADTKVPNLILPAKVAVNVEELQRGIKASESISDHIALTATPEQFELLSEGDTDSVTLKLPKDLLVSLDCKESIKSLFPMDYFANMIRAIPAGTVVVINLGNDLPVKIEFDFAGGKGKVKYLLAPRIEND
- a CDS encoding transcription factor S, with translation MVVIFLRVGEIQMFCPTCKALALPKNGKIWCNRCQKEYDVTANKADTCVIRGKDKEQAVIENSAPTLPKAKVECPKCKHNEAFWVLRQTRAADEPETKIYRCCECGASWREYG
- a CDS encoding secondary thiamine-phosphate synthase enzyme YjbQ — encoded protein: MNIETRSEGDIVDLTGKVIETVKGSGLKAGIACVFVTHTTAAVFITENEPGLRSDLIRSMEKVFPKGFGYAHNVGGDGNGHSHVRASALGQSVTIPFNDASLDIGTWQSIVLMELDNGGRPRKLIVQLVGE
- a CDS encoding MBL fold metallo-hydrolase gives rise to the protein MKLKFLGGADVVGRLGMLLNNKGANLLFEYGMKPIKPPEYPIPAPPLETAFLTHCHIDHSGMIPWLCGKYGTKVHTTPSTVAVCELLMNDTLKVADSEGYPRPFNESDIKAAMRCFRPMKYGDVLDVAGFEVESHSAGHVPGAAMYELRGDNTTVFTGDLHTYNTNLTWGAHPVKCDNLIIEATYAGRLHPDRKREEQKLIERVKETVEGGGKAIIPCFAVGRTQEVMLILKDLKYDMWVDGMGKTVNRLYLEQPEYIRSERDMRMAKRRFNEVRGAAAREKAMEGEVIVTTGGMLDGGPVIRYLQQERDNPKSSVLMTGFQVDGSNGRRLIDNGAIDIRQPGSAPEEVPASMRVACQVQQFDLSAHADHNELLKFIRACNPENVVLMHSDNRPALAKDLKDEFKVHMPMPGEEFEL
- the nadC gene encoding carboxylating nicotinate-nucleotide diphosphorylase, yielding MVMRMEDLLAEDEGYGDITSELLIENEGGESEIVANEDCVVAGLAEATELFKSLDLDARAQVEDGCQVKKGTAVMTIHGPLKAILLGERLALNFIMRMSGIATVTSKTLWDCRRENKNVRIAATRKTTPGFRFYEKKAVVLGGGDPHRNRLDDMILIKDNHLVIVGSVTEAVRKAKTYSFSKKVEVEVVVLDQAKEAAVAGADIIMLDNMSPKDAEESYFAIKEIDPRITVEVSGGITPHNAAEYAKHADVLSLGWITHSAKAIQFSLSVTKVYRF
- a CDS encoding CoB--CoM heterodisulfide reductase iron-sulfur subunit B family protein; protein product: MNRKYYLFRGCLIPTRLPFLERSSLFVLEKLGVEHEQMPGATCCVEPIGLRSLAADTWLVVTARMLAIAESNGRDILSLCNGCYLSLEESRQALENERTRADVNTILKEMDLRYSGNVRVRHFAEIVEEAGADRVRSLVSASQERLRLAAHPGCHMVRPSSKLKIDDSFAPKILDEIASWCGSEVVVSEKWPKCCGGGIAGIDEKVSSKMLEDATSSFRPGGANCILTPCPFCFVQFDIRQKEGLPVLYLAELLALAFGATPEQIGLRYHKTRLP